From a single Plasmodium coatneyi strain Hackeri chromosome 4, complete sequence genomic region:
- a CDS encoding PfmpC, with protein MTETEKWDSRISSPVTRIKHLHEHNLTYYSKCMFGGVLSCGLTHTVITPLDVTKCRIQSYPKIYKNLFQSVHKIIKEEKVRSLSLGWSPTLIGYSLQGLCKFGFYEIFKDVYSNYLGEEYSYKYKGVTWLLASASAEFVADIFLCPFEMIKVKMQTSKANTFPTKLSESMSFMLANKKETKFPFGSVTPLWCRQIPYTMAKFYFFEKIVQLMYDKVFTNPKDSYTKSTQLGITFASGYLSGIICALVSHPADNMISQLGKVENKGKKLSAITKEMGMVNLFTKGICTRVLMIGTLTGLQWWIYDTFKAVMGLGTSGSGSSGKK; from the coding sequence ATGACGGAAACAGAAAAGTGGGACTCCCGAATCAGTAGTCCAGTAACCAGAATAAAACATTTGCATGAACATAATTTGACGTATTACAGTAAGTGTATGTTCGGGGGGGTCCTGTCTTGTGGGTTAACACATACAGTAATAACACCATTGGATGTAACAAAATGTAGAATTCAATCGTATcctaaaatatataaaaaccTCTTCCAGAGTGTACATAAAATAatcaaggaggaaaaggtcAGAAGCTTATCATTAGGATGGTCTCCAACATTAATAGGATACTCCCTTCAAGGGTTATGCAAATTTGGCTTTTATGAAATTTTCAAGGACGTTTATTCAAATTATTTGGGGGAGGAATATTCTTACAAGTACAAAGGTGTAACATGGCTCCTGGCATCCGCATCAGCAGAATTTGTAGCGGATATTTTCCTATGCCCATTCGAAATGATTAAAGTGAAAATGCAAACGAGTAAGGCAAATACATTTCCCACGAAGTTGTCTGAATCTATGTCCTTCATGTTAGCAAATAAGAAGGAGACCAAGTTCCCCTTTGGTAGTGTTACACCCTTGTGGTGTCGTCAGATACCTTATACGATGGcgaaattttatttctttgaaaaaattgtacagtTAATGTATGACAAGGTTTTTACCAACCCGAAGGATTCCTATACGAAGTCTACTCAATTGGGCATCACCTTCGCATCTGGTTATTTGTCGGGAATTATTTGCGCCTTGGTTTCTCACCCAGCAGACAATATGATATCCCAGTTAGGCAAAGTAGaaaataaggggaagaagttaTCAGCCATAACGAAAGAAATGGGTATGGTAAATTTATTTACCAAGGGAATATGTACGAGAGTTTTAATGATAGGAACATTGACCGGTTTGCAGTGGTGGATTTATGACACCTTCAAGGCGGTCATGGGTTTGGGTACCTCGGGCAGTGGCTCATCcgggaagaaataa
- a CDS encoding ATP dependent RNA helicase has protein sequence MVLYLCAGKITDRGVFNPIKKRMLLKSDIPRVALNAISIRRTISTTVKLVNYDYYFLVRKNEKGECRFFHNRNNLSSHFFEGKKEHGIGKSSISYSNKIYQKVYEENTSDSCAHEENFPNGEKSANCKWEETIPNENVTNGGTPQSGQNRILNRHEYIDLNLLNIDEEIVNNLKVMLKIDKLYMYQYIIFNEIFANNCKHVLVYNKTGTGKTLSYLLPLIQKLINEKFDCNRKILILTQNIYLCKQLYIYILSIYPNLNVCILFDEHDPSDRVKKIKQDVIGKEELSHKLNEQSNDLFRENYGIHFYLTTPNKLEFYIKNYKNIKKNEKNVMNNILNCVHTIVVDEFDYIVESRKLIFNFLFKRDLLNGVDDEVTAKRNNTNGEKFNRENYQIYLFTANMNELIRKKINEHLCGFVFFDFINGVKEVIQNKVDEERASVLKNSQHIIQLLSRENKTSSLCNLNIAHFICKINTPSKYKYVSYFLNEFFFLKRKHVSGGRGIHQLSDKYDECDGDKLIRDYMGTNPLEERHKEDKISKCIIFANSKEEVEKLQENSFLKPHSVIMHSELLTLQKNENINLFKLGKKPILITTDIVSRGLDIDNVIFILNYSPPTSPNDYIHRSGRTGRAKEKGVCLTMYHKYEYKNLDKIMKYTKNNFQVILCPHVDEVYRFSMDSLTESIMKITPEEYEFLNDRSKELLKTHGTKIIAQILSVLLKHDKKGHTVSLLSGKKNYVAVLIKDPFFEAIKNKDDIVNLMKVTTGNKNMSNVLGDVAKCDEGYIADISSTHVNKIISLFNSSNSEYKNKGVQIDTVIELPPLIREKKTIIRKNRKVPWIKYKLQKKKIILLGRKMSEYKKKGTAEIIEDINRQI, from the exons ATGGTGCTGTATTTAtgtgcaggaaaaataaCCGATCGTGGTGTTTTTAACCCGATTAAGAAAAGAATGTTGCTTAAAAGTGATATCCCTCGAGTTGCCCTTAATGCTATTTCGATCAGAAGAACCATTTCTACAACAGTAAAATTGGTTAATTATGATTACTATTTTTTGgttcgaaaaaatgaaaaaggggagtgCAGATTTTTTCACAACAGGAATAATTTAAGcagccatttttttgaaggaaaaaaagaacatggAATAGGGAAAAGTAGCATTTCGTATAGCAACAAAATTTATCAAAAGGTGTATGAAGAAAATACTTCGGATAGTTGTGCGcatgaggaaaattttccaaacggagaaaaaagtgctaactgcaaatgggaagaaacGATCCCAAATGAGAATGTCACAAATGGAGGTACCCCGCAGAGTGGACAGAACAGAATTTTAAACAGACATGAATACATCGATCTGAATTTGCTAAACATCGATGAAGAAATTGTGAATAACTTAAAGGTGATGCTCAAAATAGATAAGCTCTACATGTATCAATACATAATTTTTAACGAAATTTTTGCAAACAATTGCAAGCATGTACTTGTCTACAACAAGACAGGAACGGGGAAAACGCTGAGCTACTTGTTACCGTTAATACAAAAATtgataaatgaaaaattcgaTTGTAACAGGAAGATATTAATTTTGACGCAGAATATTTATCTGTGCAAACagttatatatttacattttgtcCATTTACCCGAATttaaatgtgtgcattttgttCGATGAGCATGATCCGTCTGAtcgtgtgaaaaaaataaagcaagaCGTAattgggaaggaagaactttCTCACAAGTTGAATGAACAGAGTAATGATTTGTTTAGAGAAAATTATGgcatccatttttacctgaccaCGCCAAATAAATTAGAGTTTTACATAAAGAATTATaagaatataaagaaaaatgaaaagaacgtcatgaacaatattttaaattgtgTACACACCATCGTTGTGGATGAGTTTGATTATATAGTCGAAAGTAGAAAGTtgattttcaattttttattcaaaagGGATTTACTGAACGGCGTGGATGATGAGGTGACcgcaaaaaggaacaatactaatggggaaaaatttaatcgtgaaaattatcaaatatatttattcacagcaaatatgaatgaactaattaggaaaaaaattaacgagCATTTATGcggttttgttttttttgattttatTAATGGGGTTAAAGAAGTtattcaaaataaagtggatGAAGAAAGAGCGAGTGTGTTAAAAAATTCGCAACATATAATTCAGTTGCTGAGCAGAGAGAACAAAACTTCCAGCCTGTGCAATTTGAACATCGCCCACTTTATATGCAAAATAAATACCCCCTCCAAGTATAAGTATGTatcctattttttaaatgagtttttttttttaaagagaaaaCATGTGTCAGGGGGGAGAGGGATCCACCAGTTGTCTGACAAATATGACGAATGCGACGGTGACAAGTTGATCCGGGATTACATGGGCACGAACCCCCTTGAGGAGAGGCACAAGGAGGATAAAATAAGCAAGTGCATAATTTTTGCCAACTCGAAGGAAGAG GTTGAGAAGTTGCAGGAGAACTCCTTCCTGAAGCCCCACTCGGTTATTATGCACTCGGAATTGCTAACCTTgcagaaaaacgaaaatatAAACCTCTTCAAATTGGGGAAGAAGCCTATCCTCATCACGACGGATATAGTGAGCAGGGGGCTGGACATAGACAACGTTATTTTCATTCTGAATTATTCGCCCCCCACGTCCCCAAATGATTACATACATAG ATCGGGTCGTACAGGAAGagcgaaggaaaagggagtCTGCCTAACGATGTAccataaatatgaatataaaaatcTGGACAAGATAATGAAGTATACTAAGAATAATTTTCAAGTTATTTTATGCCCCCATGTAGATGAAGTCTACAGATTTTCAATGGACAGTTTGACAG AAAGCATAATGAAGATCACCCCGGAGGAATACGAATTTCTTAATGATAGATCAAAGGAGCTACTAAAAACGCATGGTACAAAAATCATCGCGCAGATACTTTCCGTTTTGCTAAAGCATGACAAAAAGGGACACACTGTTTCTCTGCTATCTGGAAAGAAGAACTACGTTGCTGTTTTGATAAAGGACCCCTTTTTTGAG gcaataaaaaataaggacgATATTGTTAACTTGATGAAAGTCACCAcgggaaacaaaaatatgtcCAAT GTTCTCGGAGATGTGGCAAAATGTGATGAGGGCTACATTGCAGACATTTCTAGCACGCAcgttaataaaattataagcTTGTTCAATAGCTCCAACTCGGAATATAAGAACAAGGGTGTACAAATTGACACTGTAATAGAATTACCCCCATTGAttcgcgaaaaaaaaaccatcataaggaagaacagaaaagtCCCATGGATAAAATA caaattgcagaagaagaaaattatattgttaggaagaaaaatgagcgagtataaaaagaaaggaaccgCTGAAATTATAGAAGACATAAATAGGCAAATATAG